In the Burkholderia multivorans ATCC BAA-247 genome, TTCTATGAAACCTGCACGCGCATCCTGGCGGAGCTTGCGGAGGCGGAGGCCGTACTCGCCGCGCAAAAGCGCGAGCCGGTCGGCACCGTTCGCATCGCGTTGCCGGCCTCGTTCGGGCGTCTCTGCGTCGTGCCGGTGCTCGTGCGCTTTTCCGAGCAGTATCCGGACGTGCGGCCGCACCTGTTGTTCACGGACCGCTTCGTCGATCTGGCAGAAGAGGGCATCGATCTCGCCGTGCGGATCGGCGGGCCGCCGGGTCTGCCGCCGTCGCTCGGTCGGCGTTTTCTCGGGCGCGAACGACTGATCTTCTGCGCGGCGCCGGCCTATCTCGAGAAAAACGGCATACCGCAAACGATCGACGACCTGCAGGAACATGCCTGCATCGTCTACGGACGGCCCGACGGAGCGCAGTCGCTGTGGTCATATGCCGCGGCGGACGGGCAGGTCGAGCAACGCGTCGTGCGGCCACGCATCGTCGCAGGCGACGCCGAGGCGCAACTCGCATTCGTACGCGCGGGGCTCGGCGTCGCGCAACTGGCGACATGGCTGGTACGGGACGATCTGAAGGCCGGCCGCCTCGTCGCTATCCTCGACGAAGCCGCAACCGACGGCTTGCCGCTCAGCCTGATATGGCCGGTCGCGCGGCAGTTGACGCCGAAGATCCATGTGCTGGTGCAGACGCTCGAAGCTCATCTGCATATCGAATGAACAAGGTCGTCCCGTCTGACGCGCGAGCGGTAGATCGAATCGATGGCGAAGGCCTCGTGTGATCCCGGGTGTCGCTTTAATGAATGTGGACGGGGCGAAGCTTGAGGCAGGGGCGGTTCAGGCCGATGAGGCGCCGGGAGACTGGCGCGATTGGCTGAGGAATGCCGCACGTCAACCTGGCCACAACGCGCTATCGCACGACCACAAGCGAGAACGGGTAGGGGCGGTGTAGGCGAAGGGCGACTGTGTCCGCTCACCACGCCGTCCTACTTGCCCTCTGCCTTGATGAAATCGATAAACGCCCGCAACGGCGCCGGCACGAGGCGTCGCCCCGGGTAGTACAGATACGGACCGGAGAACGGCCGCCACCAGCGCTCGAGCACGGGCTCGAGCGCACCGCTGTCGAGATGCGGACGAAGCCACTCGTCGTAAAGATGCACGATGCCGAGCCCCGAGCGCGCGGCCTCGACGACGAGATCGACGGCACCGCCGATCTGCACGACGAGCGGGCCGGATGGATCGACGCGGACCACTTCGCCGTCGCGCTCGAACTCCCACAGCGGCATCGAGCCGCTGGCAAACCGTCCACGCAGGCACGCGTGATGGAGCAGTTCGCTCGGGTGATTCGGGCGGCCGCGCCGATCGAGATAATCGGGTGCGGCGGCGGTGGCGAACCGCTGCGAACGCGGCCCGATCGGGATCGCGATCATGTCCTGCTCGAGGCGCTCGTCGTAGCGGATGCCCGCATCGCAGCCGACTTCGAGAATATCGACGAAGCTTTCCTCGACGACGAGCTCGAGCCGTATCTCCGGATACGCCGCGAGAAAGCGCGGCACGACGGACGGCAGCACGAGCCGCGCCGCACTGAGCGGGACATTGAGCTTCAACGTGCCGGCCGGCCGCTCGCGGAAGCTGTTGACGACGTCGAGCGCGGCCTCGACCTCGCTCAGCGCGGGCCTCAGCCGCGCGAGCAGCCGCTGTCCGGCCTCGGTCGGTGCCACGCTGCGCGTCGTGCGATGAAGCAGCCGCACGCCGAGTTGCGTCTCGAGCCGACGCACGGCCTCGCTAAGACCGGACGCGCTCGTGCCCGTCGTTCTCGCCGCTTCGCGGAAACCCTTCGCCCGCGCCACGGCAACGAACGCGTTCAGATCGCCCAGATCGGCTTGCATTGTTCGTCCTTTCGTACAGGTCGTGCAGATTGTGACGGATTATCGCGCAGCATAGTGTGGCGTAACCTGCGGCACTCGTTCATCGTCGTCAGAGGAGCTTGACCATGTCCGCCATCGATCAGTCCGGCACGTTTTCTTTCGCAGGTCGCCGCGTGCACCGCATCGGCTACGGTGCGATGCAGCTCGCGGGGCCCGGCGTGTTCGGTCCGCCGAAAGATCGCGAGGCGGCGCTCGCGGTGCTGCGCGAAGCCGTTGCATTGGGTGTCGATCACATCGATACGAGCGATTTTTACGGGCCGCACGTGACCAACCAGCTGATTCGCGATGCCTTGCATCCGTATCGCGACGATCTGCTGATCGTGACCGAAGTCGGCGCGAAGCGCGGCGAGGACGGCGCATGGCTGCCGGCATTCTCGGCGCAAGCGCTTGCATCGGCCGTGCACGACAACCTCCGCCATCTGCGCGTCGACGTGCTCGACGTGGTCAATCTGCGAATCATGTTCGACACGCACGGCCCGGCCGAAGGCTCGATCGAAGCGCCGCTGTCCGCGTTGGCCGAACTGCAGCGGCAGGGGCTGGTGCGGCACATCGGGCTGAGCAACGTGACCGCCGCGCAGATCGACGAAGCGCGACGGATCTGCGAGATCGTCTGCGTGCAGAACCACTACAACGTCGCGCATCGCGACGACGACGCATTGATCGACGCGCTGGCCCGCGACGGTATTCCATACGTGCCGTATTTTCCGCTCGGCGGCTTCAGTCCGCTGCAATCGTCGACGCTGGATGCGATCGCCGCACGGCTCGGCGCGACACCGATGCAGGTGGCGCTCGCATGGCTGCTGCGCCGCGCGCCGAACATCCTGCTGATTCCGGGAACGTCGTCCGTCGCGCATCTGCGCGAGAACGTCGCGGCGGGTGCGCTCGTGTTGCCCGACGATGCGATGCGCGAACTCGATGGGATTGCTTCGGCTCACGATTGATGCACGTGCGATGCGTGGTTCCGAATGTCGATGTCCGATGGACGCGTCGTGTCATCCGCTGGCGCCACGTACACGATCGGTGAAGTCGTCGGCGCAGTGCCGGCGCGGTCGCGAGGCTCTCGGAGCCGTCTCCGTGGCAATTGGCACCGCTGACGCGGCGTAGTTCGGGTCAGTTGCTCGAGGCTGCAGAGCCAAGCGCTCGTCGCCAGAAAGAGGGCCGCGCGACTGTTGACCGATCATTCCTAGGTGTTTCCTCTTGGTTGAATCGTTCAACTATTGCGAACAGAATCTATCGCATGCTCACTGCCCGACGAGGCGACCCATGCGGAAGGCCGACCATCCGATTCTCGAATACCTGACGTTCCGTCTCGACCGGCTCAGCGAACTGACGAAGGAAGCCGGCACGCAGGTCTACGAAAGCGAATTCGGCATCTCGATCCGCGATCTGCGCATCGTGCGGCTCGTCGCGCTCGAGCCGGGCCTGACGCTGACGCGCCTGATCGAACTGACGATGCTCGAAAAGACCCACGCGTCGAAGCTCGTCAGCGCAATGGTCAAGCGCGGCTTCGTGCGCCGCGAAGTCGGCCGCGCGGATGCGCGTCATATCAACCTGTTTCTTACCGCCGACGGCGAAGACCTCGTGAAGCGCACCTACGAACGCGGCAACATGCTCGAGCAGATGATGCTGAGCGCGCTGCCTGCGGACGAGCTGCGCATCTTCAACAGCGTCGTCGACAAGCTCACGGCCGGCCTGATCGAGCATCTGGCCGCACGGAAGGCAGCGGCCAATCCGCCGAAGCGCGTCGCCTGAGCGGTGCACGCGCTGCCGTCGCACTCAAGCTGACAAGCGAAGGAACCGTGACCGACGCACGGCGTCGGCTTCGTCGCGCGCCGCGCGCGCATCACGCCGCGCCTGCCGCGAGCTCGCGGACCCGATGAACCGGTGTTGAAACGCATGCGCGAATGCGCGTCGATCAAGCAGGGGGAAGCCATGTCGGAACACTCGCACGCGAAGCGGGGCTGGCACATCGTCGGTCTGCTGTTCGTATTCATGATGATCAACTACGCGGACAAGTCGGTGCTCGGCTTCGTCGCGCTGCCGATGATGCGCGACTTGCAGCTCAGTCCGACGCAGTTCGGTCTGCTCGGCAGCGCGTTCTATCTGCTGTATTCGATCGCCGGCGTCGCGGGCGGCGTGCTCACACGCTACGTGAAGACGAAATGGATCCTGCTCGCGCTCGCGGCGGTCTGGGCGGCGGTGCAGTTTCCGATGGCGACGCCGGTCGGCTTCGGCACGCTGCTTGTCTGCCGCGTGCTGCTCGGCGCGGGCGAAGGGCCGGCGTATCCGGTCGCGCTGCACGCGGTGTACAAGTGGTTCGACGATCACAGGCGCAGCGTGCCGACGTCGATCGTGCAGACCGGCGCGCCGATCGGCGTCGTCGTCGCCGCGCCGGCGCTGACCGCGATCGTCGCGCACTATTCGTGGCGCGCGGCGTTTCTCGCGCTCGGCGTGGTCGGGCTCGTCTGGGTCGCGATATGGCTCGTGTGGGGCGAAGAAGGGCGCGGCGACCTGCGCGAGCATGCGGCGGCTCGGGCGTCGGCGGCGGAGAACGTGCTCGGTGCGCTCCCGTATCGTCGTCTGCTGCTCGACCG is a window encoding:
- a CDS encoding MFS transporter, with product MSEHSHAKRGWHIVGLLFVFMMINYADKSVLGFVALPMMRDLQLSPTQFGLLGSAFYLLYSIAGVAGGVLTRYVKTKWILLALAAVWAAVQFPMATPVGFGTLLVCRVLLGAGEGPAYPVALHAVYKWFDDHRRSVPTSIVQTGAPIGVVVAAPALTAIVAHYSWRAAFLALGVVGLVWVAIWLVWGEEGRGDLREHAAARASAAENVLGALPYRRLLLDRTVVVVTAQWFLAALIAVIGLTWGPVFLTSVLGYGPKATGWIFAIQVAVQVPVGLAINALSQSLLGRGVSTRVARGLFCSGCCMVGALAYFAVLTGLSPAAKVAWLTIGGAFVMQVNAFGPQIVAEMTPASQRGTVIAVSVSIASTAGVLGPILLGAVMDAMGGLGHDSGAFSVVYASIGIALLIAAAFGVVLLDPARSKRRLAAFAHDAAVREQARVAA
- a CDS encoding LysR family transcriptional regulator → MQADLGDLNAFVAVARAKGFREAARTTGTSASGLSEAVRRLETQLGVRLLHRTTRSVAPTEAGQRLLARLRPALSEVEAALDVVNSFRERPAGTLKLNVPLSAARLVLPSVVPRFLAAYPEIRLELVVEESFVDILEVGCDAGIRYDERLEQDMIAIPIGPRSQRFATAAAPDYLDRRGRPNHPSELLHHACLRGRFASGSMPLWEFERDGEVVRVDPSGPLVVQIGGAVDLVVEAARSGLGIVHLYDEWLRPHLDSGALEPVLERWWRPFSGPYLYYPGRRLVPAPLRAFIDFIKAEGK
- a CDS encoding LysR family transcriptional regulator is translated as MASFPTEHLKGIVPFVCVADAGGFTAAAERLNLTNSAVSKSVARLERRLGVVLFERTTRSLVLTDAGRAFYETCTRILAELAEAEAVLAAQKREPVGTVRIALPASFGRLCVVPVLVRFSEQYPDVRPHLLFTDRFVDLAEEGIDLAVRIGGPPGLPPSLGRRFLGRERLIFCAAPAYLEKNGIPQTIDDLQEHACIVYGRPDGAQSLWSYAAADGQVEQRVVRPRIVAGDAEAQLAFVRAGLGVAQLATWLVRDDLKAGRLVAILDEAATDGLPLSLIWPVARQLTPKIHVLVQTLEAHLHIE
- a CDS encoding MarR family winged helix-turn-helix transcriptional regulator, producing the protein MRKADHPILEYLTFRLDRLSELTKEAGTQVYESEFGISIRDLRIVRLVALEPGLTLTRLIELTMLEKTHASKLVSAMVKRGFVRREVGRADARHINLFLTADGEDLVKRTYERGNMLEQMMLSALPADELRIFNSVVDKLTAGLIEHLAARKAAANPPKRVA
- a CDS encoding aldo/keto reductase family oxidoreductase is translated as MSAIDQSGTFSFAGRRVHRIGYGAMQLAGPGVFGPPKDREAALAVLREAVALGVDHIDTSDFYGPHVTNQLIRDALHPYRDDLLIVTEVGAKRGEDGAWLPAFSAQALASAVHDNLRHLRVDVLDVVNLRIMFDTHGPAEGSIEAPLSALAELQRQGLVRHIGLSNVTAAQIDEARRICEIVCVQNHYNVAHRDDDALIDALARDGIPYVPYFPLGGFSPLQSSTLDAIAARLGATPMQVALAWLLRRAPNILLIPGTSSVAHLRENVAAGALVLPDDAMRELDGIASAHD